One genomic window of Desulfofalx alkaliphila DSM 12257 includes the following:
- a CDS encoding type Z 30S ribosomal protein S14, which produces MAKKSMINKANRTPKYRVRGYNRCKLCGRPHSYMRKFGICRICFRELAYRGEIPGVKKASW; this is translated from the coding sequence ATGGCAAAAAAGTCTATGATTAACAAAGCAAACCGTACCCCTAAATACAGAGTTCGGGGTTATAATCGCTGCAAACTTTGCGGCAGACCTCATTCATACATGAGGAAATTTGGCATATGCCGTATTTGTTTCCGTGAATTAGCTTACAGAGGCGAAATTCCGGGAGTAAAGAAGGCGAGCTGGTAA
- the rplE gene encoding 50S ribosomal protein L5, translated as MARLKEKYKQEVIKAMMQKFGYKNVMEVPRLEKVVINIGLGEAIQNSKAVDAAVNDLMVITGQRPVVTKAKKSIAGFKLREGMIIGAKVTLRGDRLWEFVDRLISVALPRVRDFRGVSPKSFDGRGNYTLGIREQLIFPEIEYDKVDKVRGMDVSFVTTAKTDEEARELLRLLGMPFQKAS; from the coding sequence GTGGCCAGGTTGAAAGAAAAATACAAGCAAGAAGTAATCAAAGCCATGATGCAAAAATTCGGCTATAAAAACGTTATGGAAGTACCCAGACTGGAAAAAGTGGTAATAAACATCGGTTTGGGTGAAGCAATACAAAACTCAAAGGCTGTAGATGCAGCAGTGAACGATTTGATGGTAATTACAGGGCAACGGCCTGTGGTAACCAAAGCCAAAAAATCTATCGCCGGTTTTAAACTTAGAGAAGGTATGATAATCGGAGCAAAGGTAACTTTGCGCGGTGATCGGTTATGGGAATTTGTAGACAGACTTATCAGCGTTGCGCTACCAAGAGTTCGCGACTTCCGTGGAGTTTCGCCTAAGTCATTCGATGGCAGAGGAAACTATACTCTAGGAATTAGAGAACAGCTAATATTCCCCGAAATTGAATACGACAAGGTTGACAAGGTGCGCGGTATGGACGTGTCCTTTGTAACCACAGCTAAAACCGATGAAGAAGCCCGGGAATTACTAAGGCTATTGGGTATGCCGTTCCAAAAAGCCAGTTAA
- the rplX gene encoding 50S ribosomal protein L24, whose protein sequence is MPKVHVRKGDTVVVITGKSAGKKGKVLEVHPKTGRVVVDGVNIVKRHSRPTRTMPQGGIMEKPAPIHSSNVMPFCPKCDRPVRVGKKILSDGKKERVCKKCGKVLD, encoded by the coding sequence ATGCCCAAAGTACACGTGCGCAAGGGAGATACAGTGGTGGTAATAACCGGCAAAAGTGCTGGCAAAAAAGGCAAGGTTTTGGAAGTTCACCCCAAAACCGGCAGAGTTGTGGTAGACGGTGTTAACATAGTTAAACGCCACTCACGCCCAACTCGGACCATGCCACAGGGAGGTATAATGGAAAAACCTGCTCCCATACACAGTTCCAATGTGATGCCGTTTTGCCCTAAGTGTGACCGCCCCGTTCGTGTAGGCAAAAAGATTTTGTCTGACGGCAAAAAAGAACGTGTTTGCAAAAAATGTGGTAAGGTGCTTGACTAA
- the rplN gene encoding 50S ribosomal protein L14, which translates to MIQVETKLNVADNTGARKLLCIRVLGGSVKKYARIGDVIVASVKEATPGGVVKKGDVVKAVIVRTAKETRRPDGSYIKFDENAAVIIKDDKSPRGTRIFGPVARELRDKDYMKIISLAPEVL; encoded by the coding sequence TTGATTCAAGTTGAAACAAAACTTAATGTCGCAGACAATACAGGGGCTAGAAAACTTCTATGTATTCGTGTATTAGGTGGATCCGTTAAAAAATACGCCCGCATTGGTGACGTTATAGTTGCCAGTGTTAAAGAAGCCACACCAGGGGGCGTTGTTAAGAAAGGCGACGTGGTTAAAGCCGTTATTGTGCGTACTGCCAAAGAAACCCGGAGGCCTGACGGATCATACATTAAATTTGATGAGAATGCAGCAGTAATAATAAAAGATGACAAGAGTCCTAGGGGCACTCGTATCTTTGGCCCTGTAGCCAGAGAATTACGGGATAAAGATTACATGAAAATAATATCTCTGGCTCCCGAGGTTCTGTAA
- the rpsQ gene encoding 30S ribosomal protein S17 → MPVQERNLRKVRYGRVVSDKMDKTIVVAVENFTRHPLYGKTVRQTRKYKAHDEENACRIGDEVKIMETRPLSKDKRWRVVEILRKGKQI, encoded by the coding sequence GTGCCTGTGCAAGAGCGCAACCTACGTAAGGTTCGCTACGGACGCGTAGTGAGCGATAAGATGGATAAGACCATTGTCGTTGCAGTGGAAAACTTTACCAGACATCCCTTATATGGTAAAACGGTACGGCAAACAAGAAAATACAAAGCCCATGACGAGGAAAATGCCTGCCGTATCGGCGATGAAGTTAAAATTATGGAGACTCGCCCTCTGTCTAAGGATAAGCGCTGGCGGGTTGTGGAGATTCTCCGGAAAGGTAAGCAGATATAA
- the rpmC gene encoding 50S ribosomal protein L29 encodes MKVKELRELTTEELNKKMDENKDELFKLRFQLATGQLDNPMRIKEVRRKIARVKTIIRERELGIKRA; translated from the coding sequence ATGAAAGTTAAAGAGCTTCGTGAGCTTACAACTGAAGAGCTAAACAAGAAAATGGATGAGAACAAAGACGAACTCTTTAAGTTAAGATTCCAATTGGCTACGGGGCAGTTGGATAACCCAATGCGAATTAAAGAGGTTCGTCGCAAAATAGCTCGTGTGAAGACGATAATTCGTGAGCGTGAACTGGGAATTAAGAGAGCTTAA
- the rplP gene encoding 50S ribosomal protein L16 yields the protein MLIPKRVKYRKQHRPRKLSGRAKGGVEIQFGEYGLQALEPGWITNRQIEAARIAMTRYIKRGGKVWIRIFPDTPITQKPAETRMGSGKGAPEHWVAVVKPGRIMFEIAGVAEETAREAMRLAAHKLPVKCKFVKRGEVGEANES from the coding sequence ATGCTAATTCCAAAAAGGGTTAAGTATCGTAAACAACACCGCCCGCGCAAATTATCAGGTCGTGCCAAGGGTGGCGTTGAGATTCAATTTGGGGAATATGGCTTACAAGCATTAGAACCTGGCTGGATTACCAACCGTCAAATAGAAGCGGCTCGTATTGCCATGACCCGATATATTAAACGTGGTGGTAAAGTATGGATTCGTATTTTCCCGGACACCCCGATTACCCAAAAGCCTGCTGAAACCAGGATGGGTAGCGGGAAGGGTGCGCCTGAGCACTGGGTTGCAGTGGTTAAGCCGGGCCGTATCATGTTCGAAATTGCCGGTGTGGCAGAAGAAACAGCCCGGGAAGCCATGAGGTTGGCCGCTCATAAACTGCCCGTAAAATGCAAATTTGTTAAACGTGGGGAAGTAGGTGAAGCCAATGAAAGTTAA
- the rpsC gene encoding 30S ribosomal protein S3 yields the protein MGQKVNPVGLRVGIIRDWESKWFADKRNYSTLLIEDVKIREFIKKKLYLSGISRINIERAANRVKVTIHTAKPGIVIGRGGAEVEALRQELERMTGKKVNVNIQEVKVPEADAQLVAENVASQLEKRIAFRRAMKQVIGRSIKMGAKGIKVAVSGRLGGAEIARTEWASEGKVPLHTLRADIDYGFAEADTTYGKIGVKVWIYKGEVLPQRAQAAAVEGGE from the coding sequence GTGGGCCAAAAGGTTAACCCTGTAGGATTAAGGGTCGGTATAATCAGAGATTGGGAGAGTAAATGGTTTGCTGATAAGCGTAACTACTCTACTCTGCTAATCGAAGATGTAAAAATAAGAGAATTTATCAAGAAGAAACTGTATCTTTCAGGCATATCCAGGATTAACATTGAACGTGCAGCCAACCGTGTTAAGGTAACCATTCACACTGCAAAGCCGGGCATTGTAATCGGCCGTGGTGGCGCAGAGGTGGAAGCTTTAAGACAAGAGCTTGAAAGAATGACAGGTAAAAAGGTTAACGTCAACATTCAAGAAGTTAAAGTACCTGAGGCAGATGCCCAGTTGGTGGCAGAAAACGTAGCCTCCCAGCTGGAAAAGAGAATTGCATTCCGCCGTGCCATGAAGCAAGTGATCGGCCGTTCAATTAAGATGGGAGCCAAGGGTATTAAAGTTGCAGTTAGTGGACGTCTGGGTGGTGCTGAAATAGCACGCACTGAATGGGCCAGCGAAGGCAAAGTACCTCTACACACCCTGCGGGCCGATATTGACTATGGTTTTGCGGAAGCTGACACAACATACGGCAAGATCGGCGTTAAAGTATGGATATACAAAGGAGAGGTGTTGCCCCAGAGGGCACAGGCGGCTGCCGTAGAAGGAGGGGAATAG
- the rplV gene encoding 50S ribosomal protein L22, producing the protein MEAKAIAKFIRISPRKVRQVVDLVRGKEIEEALAILKHTPKRGSAAVVKVINSAAANAEHNYEMNKDNLYIAEAYVDQGPTLKRYKPRAYGRADLMRKRTSHITIVVKEKKEG; encoded by the coding sequence ATGGAAGCTAAAGCTATTGCCAAGTTCATTAGAATTTCTCCTCGCAAGGTTCGCCAGGTGGTTGACTTAGTTCGCGGCAAGGAAATAGAAGAAGCGCTGGCAATATTAAAGCACACACCGAAGCGGGGATCGGCAGCGGTGGTAAAGGTAATAAACTCTGCTGCAGCTAATGCAGAGCATAACTATGAAATGAATAAGGATAACCTATATATTGCAGAGGCATATGTGGATCAAGGTCCCACCCTCAAGCGCTATAAACCGCGGGCCTATGGTCGTGCAGATTTGATGCGCAAGCGTACCAGCCACATAACAATTGTGGTAAAAGAGAAAAAGGAGGGATAA
- the rpsS gene encoding 30S ribosomal protein S19, translating into MGRSLKKGPFVEERLMTRIIKMNETGDKKVIKTWSRSSTIFPEMVGHTIAVHDGRKHVPVYITEDMIGHKLGEFAPTRTFRGHGGHTERSTALK; encoded by the coding sequence ATGGGTCGTTCACTCAAAAAAGGACCGTTTGTAGAAGAAAGGCTGATGACCAGGATTATAAAGATGAACGAAACCGGTGACAAAAAGGTGATAAAAACCTGGTCTCGGAGTTCCACCATTTTTCCGGAAATGGTAGGTCATACCATAGCAGTACATGACGGTCGAAAGCATGTGCCGGTATACATTACTGAAGACATGATTGGACATAAGTTAGGTGAATTTGCTCCCACACGGACTTTCCGTGGTCATGGAGGGCATACTGAAAGGTCTACTGCTCTGAAGTAG
- the rplB gene encoding 50S ribosomal protein L2, translating into MAIKKYKPTSPGRRFVTVSTFDEITKSEPEKSLLAPLSKKAGRNSQGRITVRHRGGGHKRMYRIIDFKRDKDGVPAKVAAIEYDPNRSARIALLHYADGEKRYIIAPIGLTVGSVVESGPDADIKVGNALPLANIPVGTMIHNIELHPGHGGQLVRSAGATAQLMAKEGKYATIRMPSGEMRMILQTCRATVGQVGNLDHENITIGKAGRQRWLGKRPSVRGVVMNPADHPHGGGEGRSPIGRNPVTPWGKPALGARTRKKNKTSDMLIVKRRKK; encoded by the coding sequence GTGGCAATCAAAAAGTATAAACCAACCTCCCCAGGTCGCCGCTTTGTAACTGTTTCGACTTTTGATGAAATTACAAAGTCCGAACCTGAAAAGTCATTGTTGGCACCTCTGTCTAAAAAAGCAGGTCGTAACTCGCAGGGTCGTATCACTGTACGGCACCGGGGTGGCGGCCATAAGAGGATGTACAGAATAATTGACTTTAAGCGGGATAAAGATGGTGTTCCGGCAAAGGTGGCAGCAATTGAATACGATCCGAACCGCTCAGCTCGGATTGCATTGTTGCACTACGCCGATGGGGAAAAACGCTACATTATAGCACCAATCGGATTGACCGTTGGCAGTGTTGTAGAATCCGGTCCAGATGCAGATATTAAGGTGGGCAACGCATTACCGCTGGCCAATATCCCGGTTGGTACCATGATTCACAACATTGAATTACATCCAGGCCATGGCGGACAGTTGGTACGCTCTGCCGGTGCAACAGCACAGTTAATGGCTAAAGAAGGCAAATATGCAACCATTCGGATGCCCTCGGGCGAGATGAGAATGATTTTGCAAACATGCCGTGCCACCGTCGGTCAGGTTGGTAATTTAGATCATGAAAACATTACTATTGGTAAAGCGGGACGCCAGCGCTGGTTAGGCAAAAGGCCCAGCGTCCGCGGGGTTGTAATGAACCCTGCCGATCACCCACACGGCGGTGGTGAAGGACGTTCACCTATCGGTAGAAACCCGGTTACTCCGTGGGGTAAACCTGCACTGGGAGCGCGTACTCGCAAGAAGAATAAAACAAGTGATATGCTGATTGTTAAGCGGCGTAAAAAGTAA
- the rplW gene encoding 50S ribosomal protein L23 yields the protein MKNPRDIIKKPVISEKSTELLADNKYTFWVDNDANKVEIKQAVESLFKVKVEKVNTINVKGKRKRVRQFVGKTPDRKKAIVSLREGDKIEIFEGL from the coding sequence ATGAAAAACCCGCGGGATATTATAAAAAAGCCGGTGATTTCAGAAAAAAGCACCGAACTGTTAGCTGATAACAAGTACACCTTTTGGGTAGACAACGATGCTAACAAAGTTGAAATTAAACAGGCGGTAGAAAGCTTGTTTAAGGTTAAGGTAGAAAAGGTTAATACCATAAATGTTAAGGGCAAACGCAAGCGCGTACGCCAATTTGTCGGCAAAACCCCTGACAGGAAAAAAGCGATAGTAAGTCTCAGGGAAGGCGACAAGATTGAGATTTTTGAAGGACTGTAA
- the rplD gene encoding 50S ribosomal protein L4, whose translation MPKVAVYNINGEQVGEIELNESVWGIQPNEHVLHEAVVMQLASRRLGTHDTKTRAEVSGGGRKPWRQKGTGRARHGSIRSPIWRGGGVAFGPHPRSYKYSLPKKVRRLAMKSALSSIAQAGNILVLDTLVLDQPKTKDMVNILNNLKVDNKALVVTADKDANVVKSARNIPGVKPLNAAGLNVYDLLHHEKLVITKDAVAKVEEVLA comes from the coding sequence ATGCCCAAAGTGGCAGTTTATAATATCAATGGCGAGCAAGTCGGCGAAATTGAGCTGAATGAATCAGTATGGGGTATTCAGCCAAACGAACACGTATTGCACGAAGCAGTGGTTATGCAATTGGCCAGTCGCCGGTTGGGCACCCACGACACCAAGACACGTGCTGAGGTAAGTGGCGGTGGGCGCAAACCCTGGCGGCAAAAGGGCACCGGTCGTGCAAGACATGGTTCCATTCGTTCACCCATTTGGCGTGGCGGTGGAGTTGCATTTGGACCGCACCCCAGAAGTTACAAATATTCACTACCCAAAAAGGTAAGACGCCTGGCGATGAAGTCAGCCCTTTCATCCATAGCACAGGCGGGTAATATCTTGGTGCTGGACACCTTGGTTCTTGATCAGCCCAAAACAAAAGATATGGTAAACATATTAAATAACTTAAAGGTAGACAACAAGGCCTTGGTGGTAACTGCAGACAAGGACGCAAATGTGGTTAAATCAGCCCGCAACATTCCCGGCGTAAAGCCTCTCAATGCTGCAGGTCTCAATGTTTATGACTTGCTGCATCACGAGAAACTGGTCATTACCAAAGACGCAGTGGCCAAGGTTGAGGAGGTGCTGGCATAA
- the rplC gene encoding 50S ribosomal protein L3 translates to MSKSILGRKVGMTQLLTPEGQAIPVTVIEAGPCLVVQKKTEETDGYRAIQLGFGDIREKLVNKPLKGHFSKAGIRPLRFVREFRTDNVEEFEVGQEIKADIFAEGDKVDVIGTSKGRGFAGTIKLYGFARGPMSHGSKNHRRPGSAGAVGQGRTFKGKKSPRHMGTDRVTVQNLEVVKVDAEKNLLAVKGAIPGPKGGLVMVQSSVKAK, encoded by the coding sequence ATGTCAAAAAGCATTCTGGGCAGAAAGGTTGGCATGACACAACTGTTGACACCAGAAGGTCAGGCGATACCGGTGACTGTTATTGAAGCAGGACCGTGTTTAGTGGTACAGAAAAAAACCGAAGAAACCGATGGCTACAGAGCTATACAGTTAGGTTTTGGAGATATACGTGAGAAACTTGTTAACAAACCTTTAAAAGGGCATTTTTCCAAAGCAGGTATTCGTCCTTTGCGGTTTGTGCGGGAGTTTAGAACTGATAACGTAGAAGAGTTTGAAGTTGGCCAAGAAATTAAAGCCGATATCTTTGCCGAAGGGGATAAGGTAGACGTTATCGGTACTTCCAAGGGCCGTGGATTTGCAGGCACTATTAAGCTTTATGGGTTTGCCAGAGGGCCTATGAGTCACGGTTCTAAAAACCACCGTCGCCCGGGTTCGGCTGGAGCTGTGGGGCAGGGTCGCACCTTTAAGGGTAAAAAGTCACCCCGCCACATGGGAACAGACAGAGTTACCGTACAAAACCTGGAAGTGGTTAAGGTTGACGCTGAGAAAAACTTACTGGCCGTTAAAGGGGCAATTCCCGGTCCCAAGGGTGGCTTGGTAATGGTGCAAAGCAGCGTCAAGGCTAAGTAG